A single window of Treponema denticola ATCC 35405 DNA harbors:
- a CDS encoding portal protein: METKKDSKELLDDIKGLFDILKDKRSMHEAEWQDVCTYIGSNVFDWSENKEEIKRPKRHTGRPSEYLKKLVSGLMGYTISPNVTWLKLSLNNTEMLEYAGVKDWLEQSEKALYEEFNRNNLYSQVSLFISNAASFGHGVMLIDEKKENSIRFLTIAEPEIYIAENEYGDIDTVFRYFSMTVKNIIARFGEENVSEQIKNDAKDIKGKNKEIKILHAVLPRDDYDESKLDGKNMEFASYYIDMDNNTILEESGYYELPYSVFIWEKETSSAYGGSPAREAIPDMRLLNKVEEARLKLAQLVSEPPMNVPDSMRGFESVVPAGYNYYERPDMIMTPINIGANFPITLETIQDIESRLRDKFHVDFMLMLQAQTAQKTATEVIELQGEKSALLSSLIVNQNKALSEIVIRTLNIMYRQGRFPEPPNILNGSDAVLNVDFVGPLAQAQKRYHQTGGVQTSLAISQPIIQMNPEVLDYIDTDKLLKNVLDTNGFPQSAIREDDEVEKIRQQRAEAQMQAMQAQMQMQAQSNITNNFDKLNEPVKEGSPIQELSEQLTGGLGGDNE; the protein is encoded by the coding sequence ATGGAAACTAAAAAGGACAGTAAAGAATTATTAGACGATATAAAAGGTCTTTTTGACATTCTAAAGGATAAACGTTCCATGCACGAGGCGGAATGGCAGGATGTTTGTACTTATATAGGCTCTAATGTTTTTGACTGGAGCGAAAACAAGGAAGAAATCAAACGGCCTAAGCGGCATACGGGCAGGCCGTCCGAATATTTGAAAAAGTTGGTATCGGGGCTTATGGGTTATACAATAAGCCCCAATGTTACATGGCTAAAGCTATCTTTAAATAATACTGAAATGCTTGAATATGCGGGCGTTAAGGATTGGCTTGAGCAATCGGAAAAAGCCTTGTATGAAGAATTCAACAGGAACAATCTATATAGTCAGGTTTCTTTATTTATAAGCAATGCTGCTTCTTTCGGGCACGGCGTTATGCTTATTGACGAGAAAAAAGAGAACTCTATCAGGTTTTTGACTATAGCGGAACCTGAAATTTATATTGCAGAAAATGAATACGGCGATATAGATACCGTTTTTAGATATTTTTCTATGACGGTAAAAAATATTATAGCCCGCTTTGGAGAGGAAAATGTAAGCGAGCAGATAAAAAACGATGCAAAGGACATTAAGGGTAAAAACAAAGAAATTAAAATCTTACATGCGGTATTACCTAGAGATGATTACGATGAAAGCAAGCTTGACGGTAAAAATATGGAATTTGCAAGCTATTATATCGATATGGACAATAACACGATTTTAGAAGAATCAGGTTATTATGAATTGCCTTACAGCGTTTTTATTTGGGAAAAAGAAACTTCATCCGCTTATGGGGGAAGCCCTGCAAGAGAGGCAATCCCTGATATGAGGCTTTTAAACAAGGTGGAAGAAGCAAGATTAAAGTTAGCACAGCTTGTATCGGAGCCGCCTATGAATGTACCGGATTCTATGCGAGGTTTTGAATCGGTTGTTCCTGCCGGATATAACTATTATGAAAGGCCCGATATGATTATGACACCTATAAACATAGGGGCAAACTTTCCTATTACGCTTGAAACTATACAGGATATAGAATCAAGATTGCGGGATAAGTTCCATGTCGATTTTATGCTTATGTTACAGGCCCAAACAGCACAAAAGACAGCAACAGAAGTCATAGAATTACAGGGTGAAAAGTCTGCTCTTTTATCAAGCCTGATAGTCAATCAAAACAAGGCTCTATCCGAAATAGTTATCCGTACATTAAATATTATGTACAGGCAGGGACGCTTTCCGGAGCCTCCCAATATTTTAAACGGATCCGATGCCGTTTTAAATGTTGACTTTGTAGGGCCTTTAGCTCAGGCTCAAAAGAGGTATCATCAAACGGGAGGCGTACAGACAAGCCTAGCTATCTCACAGCCTATTATACAGATGAACCCCGAAGTACTTGATTATATCGATACGGATAAACTTCTTAAAAATGTACTTGATACAAACGGGTTCCCGCAATCGGCAATCCGTGAAGATGATGAGGTAGAGAAAATCAGGCAGCAAAGGGCTGAAGCTCAAATGCAGGCTATGCAGGCTCAAATGCAAATGCAGGCACAAAGTAATATAACCAATAACTTCGATAAGCTTAACGAGCCGGTAAAAGAAGGATCGCCTATTCAAGAATTATCGGAACAGCTTACAGGAGGACTAGGAGGCGATAATGAGTAA
- a CDS encoding HNH endonuclease signature motif containing protein: MSKLFPDHIIFYIKENVKGKSTAELTELVNQVFATNYTEAQIRTCKHNRHIKSGLTGHFPKGHTPYNKGRKGYYSPGCEKGWFKKGNIPKNHRPVGSERIDTNGYVYIKIKEPNVWCLKHVRIYEKKHGSVPKGMIVTFKDGNKQNCSIENLLLMSRAEAAVMTHFKLRGNTPELMETGVLVSKIILQKSKLKKKQKK; the protein is encoded by the coding sequence ATGAGTAAACTTTTTCCAGACCATATTATTTTTTACATAAAAGAAAATGTAAAAGGAAAATCTACAGCAGAACTTACGGAGCTTGTAAACCAAGTCTTTGCAACTAATTACACTGAAGCTCAAATTAGAACATGTAAACATAATAGGCACATTAAAAGCGGTCTTACAGGACACTTTCCTAAAGGACATACTCCTTACAATAAAGGGCGGAAAGGTTATTATTCTCCGGGGTGTGAAAAGGGCTGGTTTAAAAAAGGGAATATTCCTAAAAATCATAGACCCGTAGGCTCTGAACGAATAGATACAAACGGCTATGTTTATATAAAGATAAAAGAACCTAATGTATGGTGTTTAAAGCATGTTCGTATTTATGAAAAAAAACATGGCTCTGTTCCTAAAGGAATGATTGTAACTTTCAAAGATGGAAACAAGCAAAACTGTAGTATTGAAAATCTTCTTTTAATGAGCCGTGCCGAAGCTGCTGTAATGACACATTTTAAGCTGAGAGGGAACACTCCGGAACTTATGGAAACAGGGGTTCTGGTATCAAAAATAATATTACAAAAAAGCAAGTTAAAGAAAAAACAAAAAAAATAA
- a CDS encoding terminase family protein — protein sequence MIIWKPTKKQSLALQCPAFELFYGGAAGGGKTDFLLMDFLAGCNKHRENWRGILFRRTYKELEDIIVRAKELYIPMGAVYKKTDNIFNFPTGSFLRLRYLERDDDVSNYQGHQYTWIGFDELGNYSSDYCWRYMMSRCRSAKGIPCYMRGTGNPGGVGHGWLKKRFIDNQNPNTIYTDEDGNTRCFIPSRLDDNDYLIKNDKGYEKRLRLLPKYLYEALRKGNWDIIAGSAFEEFSRESHVIKPIALDPGVWFKFCSMDWGYSRPFSIGWWAVSRDGRMIRYRELYGCENGEANKGVRRSASSIAKEAYALSIAEGVNTMVADPAVWGKTDDGPTIADKFEVEGWKLIKADNDRINGKMQFHQLLKSKGEDGKPMLLVFDTCFDFIRTIPLLLPSTTRPEDIDTTLEDHIYDETRYAIMSEYARHPGRALEKQNGQWNFKNKRTRGASFDPYG from the coding sequence ATGATTATTTGGAAACCGACTAAAAAACAATCACTAGCCTTACAATGCCCTGCCTTTGAGCTTTTTTATGGAGGAGCTGCAGGAGGGGGTAAAACGGACTTTTTACTTATGGATTTTTTAGCCGGTTGCAATAAGCATAGGGAGAACTGGAGAGGTATTTTATTCCGTAGAACCTATAAAGAATTGGAAGATATTATCGTAAGGGCTAAAGAGCTCTATATTCCGATGGGAGCGGTTTATAAAAAAACCGATAATATTTTTAATTTTCCGACAGGTTCATTTTTAAGATTGAGGTACTTGGAAAGAGATGATGATGTAAGCAATTATCAGGGGCACCAATATACATGGATAGGCTTTGATGAGTTAGGCAATTATTCAAGCGATTATTGCTGGAGGTATATGATGAGCCGATGCCGAAGTGCTAAGGGTATTCCTTGTTATATGAGAGGAACGGGAAACCCCGGAGGCGTAGGGCACGGCTGGTTAAAGAAAAGGTTTATTGATAATCAAAACCCGAATACAATCTATACGGATGAGGACGGGAATACAAGATGTTTTATTCCGAGCAGATTGGACGATAACGATTATTTAATAAAGAACGATAAAGGTTATGAAAAGCGGTTAAGGCTTTTGCCAAAGTATCTTTATGAGGCTTTAAGAAAAGGTAACTGGGATATTATAGCCGGTAGTGCTTTTGAGGAGTTTAGCCGAGAAAGCCATGTGATTAAACCTATAGCTCTTGATCCGGGTGTGTGGTTTAAGTTTTGTTCCATGGACTGGGGATATTCAAGGCCTTTCAGTATAGGCTGGTGGGCAGTTTCAAGGGACGGCCGGATGATTAGATACCGTGAGCTTTACGGCTGTGAAAATGGAGAAGCCAATAAGGGGGTAAGGCGAAGTGCGAGCAGTATTGCAAAAGAAGCTTACGCCTTATCCATTGCCGAAGGTGTAAATACGATGGTTGCCGATCCCGCAGTTTGGGGCAAAACGGATGACGGGCCTACAATAGCAGATAAGTTTGAAGTTGAAGGCTGGAAACTGATCAAGGCTGATAACGATAGGATTAACGGCAAGATGCAGTTCCATCAATTATTAAAGAGTAAGGGAGAGGACGGGAAGCCTATGCTTTTAGTCTTTGATACCTGCTTTGATTTTATAAGGACTATACCGCTATTACTTCCAAGCACTACGAGGCCGGAAGATATAGACACTACATTGGAGGATCATATTTATGATGAAACACGTTATGCGATTATGAGCGAATACGCAAGGCACCCAGGCAGGGCCTTAGAAAAACAAAACGGGCAATGGAATTTTAAAAACAAGCGGACAAGAGGCGCAAGCTTTGATCCGTATGGGTAA